CCGAGACCCTCACCTTCGAGGCGTTCCTGGCGTTGGGGACGCCCGTTCACGCCGAGTGGGTGGATGGTAAGCTCATCGCGATGAGCCCGCCGACAAGCCGTCATCAGGAACTGGTCATTTTTTTGGCGTCCAGCCTCAGAATGTTCGCGGAGGCGCACGACCTGGGCACGGTCATCGCCGCCCCTTTCTTGATGCGCCTGGAGCCCCGCCCTTCGGGCCGCGAACCCGACGTGCTGTTCGTGGCGGCGGCCAACCTGGAGCGGCTCACAGAGAAGTATCTCGACGGCCCCGCCGACTTGGTCATAGAAATCATCAGCCCGGAGAGCCGCGCCCGCGACCGGGGCGAGAAGTTCTACGAGTACGAGGCGGCGCGCATCCCCGAATACTGGCTGCTCGACCCGGAGCGCAAGCAGGCCGAGTTTTACCGGCTCGACGAAAACGGCATCTATCAGCCCGCTCTGCCCGCAGAGGGCGTGTACGAGAGCCGCGCGCTGCCGGGGCTCGAGCTGCAAGTCTCCTGGCTGTGGCAGGAGCCCTTGCCCAAGCTGCTCAGTGTGCTCAAGGCGTGGAAGCTTGTCTGACCTTGCGGGGCGGACAGCCTGCGTTACTTTC
This is a stretch of genomic DNA from Deinococcota bacterium. It encodes these proteins:
- a CDS encoding Uma2 family endonuclease: MADVAEQRTETLTFEAFLALGTPVHAEWVDGKLIAMSPPTSRHQELVIFLASSLRMFAEAHDLGTVIAAPFLMRLEPRPSGREPDVLFVAAANLERLTEKYLDGPADLVIEIISPESRARDRGEKFYEYEAARIPEYWLLDPERKQAEFYRLDENGIYQPALPAEGVYESRALPGLELQVSWLWQEPLPKLLSVLKAWKLV